One genomic window of Cygnus olor isolate bCygOlo1 chromosome 3, bCygOlo1.pri.v2, whole genome shotgun sequence includes the following:
- the LBH gene encoding protein LBH, translating to MSVLCPLPCPDYLRSAEMTEVMMNTPAMDEIGLSPRKDGLSYQIFPDPSDFDCYCKLKDRLPSIVVEPTEGDVESGELRWPPEEFLVQEEDEEEEEEENCEDAKKDNKEQ from the exons ATGTCTGtgctctgccccctgccctg CCCCGATTATCTGAGATCAGCTGAAATGACTGAAGTGATGATGAACACTCCAGCTATGGACGAGATTGGGCTAAGCCCCCGCAAGGACGGCCTGTCATACCAG ATTTTCCCCGATCCCTCTGACTTCGACTGTTACTGCAAGCTGAAGGACCGCCTGCCCTCAATCGTGGTGGAGCCAACAGAGGGCGATGTGGAGAGCGGTGAGCTAAGATGGCCGCCAGAAGAGTTCCTTGTgcaggaggaggacgaggaggaggaggaagaagaaaactgtgaaGATGCAAAGAAGGACAACAAGGAGCAATAA